One Actinomycetota bacterium genomic window carries:
- a CDS encoding methyltransferase domain-containing protein, whose protein sequence is MHATWCGSPFYRHYHASFLANFRTLPPGSIILETGCGLGHDGLELLRAGYRLVETDIAPGQLARARELHLSSGYGASSAHLLADAERLPLASGCCDGVLAVASLHHLPDPLAALREMHRVLRPGGMLVLGTEPNDWQNRTIYPAGKVLLKALRRFKGGPVGGEEMVSEADKLTEGFSARDLASLLREAGFTQIALQPAGYFSAAIFFLSTELSQMVGRPLRLFALEKALIPLDEALGRMPFLSRYPWHWNARANR, encoded by the coding sequence ATGCACGCCACCTGGTGCGGCAGTCCCTTCTACCGCCATTACCACGCCTCTTTCCTGGCCAATTTCCGCACCCTCCCCCCGGGTTCCATCATCCTGGAAACGGGCTGCGGCCTGGGACACGACGGGCTGGAGCTGCTGCGCGCGGGCTACCGCCTGGTGGAGACGGACATCGCGCCGGGACAGCTCGCACGGGCGCGGGAGCTCCACCTCTCTTCCGGCTACGGCGCGTCCTCCGCCCATCTCCTCGCGGACGCCGAGCGGTTACCCCTGGCATCCGGATGCTGCGACGGCGTGCTGGCGGTCGCCTCCCTGCATCACCTCCCCGACCCCCTCGCCGCCCTGCGCGAGATGCACCGCGTCCTCCGGCCCGGGGGGATGCTGGTCCTGGGGACGGAGCCCAACGACTGGCAGAATCGCACCATCTATCCCGCAGGCAAGGTGCTGCTGAAGGCCCTGCGCCGCTTCAAGGGCGGCCCCGTTGGGGGAGAGGAGATGGTCTCGGAGGCGGACAAGCTCACGGAGGGGTTCTCAGCGCGGGACCTCGCCTCCCTTTTAAGGGAGGCGGGTTTCACGCAGATCGCGCTGCAGCCGGCGGGGTACTTCTCCGCAGCTATCTTTTTCCTGAGCACCGAGCTCTCGCAGATGGTCGGGCGCCCCTTGCGACTCTTCGCCCTGGAGAAAGCGCTCATCCCCCTGGACGAGGCTCTGGGCAGGATGCCTTTTCTTTCCAGATACCCCTGGCACTGGAACGCACGGGCGAACAGATGA
- a CDS encoding glycosyltransferase: MRLALVHDWLTNLAGAERVLMAMCEVFPEAPVYTSVFCPEHFPQLQDREVRTSFLQKVPGAKKKHQAFPLLRTVAFERFDLSEFDVVISSCHAEAKGVITRPETLHICYCYTPVRYYWSGYHHYLENPRYGFLNPLVKAVMPYMTGYLRVWDRCAADRVDRFVAISRHVARRIEKYYRREAEVIYPPVNTAWLGISEKVDDYFLLVGRLIPYKRADLAVEAFNRLGLPLKVAGTGSELERLRAAARPNIEFLGRVSDAELAELYSHCLALVFPQEEDFGIVPLEAMAAGRPVIAYRAGGATETVAEGKTGVFFDRQDAECLARCVRDFDPGRFDPAQARARAMQFDVEVFKRRLEEFVRQAWERFSQGHATPTKKGRLVNMPAPETKLEGEHGQAIDRKRVV, translated from the coding sequence ATGAGGCTGGCGCTGGTACACGACTGGCTCACAAATCTCGCGGGCGCTGAGCGGGTTCTGATGGCCATGTGCGAGGTCTTCCCGGAAGCCCCCGTCTATACCTCCGTCTTCTGCCCCGAGCATTTCCCCCAGTTGCAGGACAGGGAGGTGCGCACCTCTTTCCTGCAGAAGGTGCCGGGGGCGAAGAAGAAGCACCAGGCCTTCCCGCTGCTGCGCACCGTGGCCTTCGAGCGTTTCGACCTCTCGGAGTTCGACGTGGTTATCTCCTCCTGCCACGCCGAGGCCAAGGGGGTGATCACACGTCCTGAGACGCTGCACATCTGCTACTGTTACACCCCCGTTCGTTACTACTGGAGCGGTTACCACCACTACCTAGAGAACCCCCGCTACGGCTTCCTCAATCCCTTGGTGAAGGCGGTCATGCCCTACATGACCGGCTATCTGCGGGTCTGGGACCGCTGCGCCGCAGACCGGGTGGACCGCTTCGTGGCCATCAGCAGGCACGTGGCCCGGCGCATCGAGAAATACTACCGCCGCGAGGCCGAGGTCATCTACCCGCCCGTGAACACCGCATGGCTCGGGATCTCCGAAAAGGTCGATGATTACTTCCTCCTGGTGGGCAGACTCATCCCCTACAAGCGCGCCGACCTGGCGGTGGAGGCCTTCAACCGCCTGGGACTTCCCCTGAAGGTCGCGGGCACGGGCTCGGAGCTCGAGAGGCTGCGCGCTGCGGCCAGGCCGAACATCGAGTTCCTGGGCAGGGTGAGCGACGCGGAGCTGGCGGAGCTCTACTCCCACTGCCTGGCCCTGGTATTCCCGCAGGAGGAGGACTTCGGCATCGTCCCCCTGGAGGCCATGGCAGCGGGGCGTCCGGTGATCGCCTACCGCGCGGGTGGAGCCACGGAGACGGTGGCGGAGGGGAAGACGGGGGTCTTCTTCGACCGCCAGGACGCGGAATGCCTCGCCCGGTGCGTGAGGGATTTCGATCCCGGGCGCTTCGACCCCGCCCAGGCACGCGCCAGGGCTATGCAGTTCGACGTGGAGGTCTTCAAGCGCAGGCTGGAGGAATTCGTACGCCAAGCATGGGAGCGCTTTTCCCAAGGTCATGCGACGCCGACGAAAAAGGGGCGCCTGGTGAACATGCCGGCGCCGGAGACAAAGCTGGAGGGGGAGCATGGACAGGCAATTGATAGAAAGCGGGTTGTCTGA
- a CDS encoding sugar transferase: MDRQLIESGLSETRAALPVSGAGMPEMGIQDEDLHALLAGAEYGLLERPVSRRAEVAARITARLLTDVLAVFTAATVAYWLRFENSFFVRAFPPEEAVFYGSVIAALMVTSPVLFLALKVAGMYDPRTRVRILDRIPRIVGATNAYLVFLLVMSFFLDSSVSTRGYLIVFWALAILCLFTGRMILQLSLRVAGINDVVMRNTLIVGAGKVGKQVARKLVRHEAFGLRPVGFVDDDPLFRRFQEPELKDLRVLGGIANLQDIIREFEVEKVIIAFSGTGSEQLLDLASRCNRAGVECSIVPRLFEVITDEIKVNEIGGIPLIKLRDKKITGYRKLLKDLEDYVLATAALLITWPLLLITAIAIKLDSPGPVFFRQERVGKNQRTFTCLKFRSMVVNAEELQDELIDLNQAEGPLFKISDDPRVTRVGKWIRKFSIDELPQIFNVLAGHMSLVGPRPPVPREVKEYKFWQTQRLNVKPGITGLWQVSGRSDLPFDEMVKLDLYYIETWSLWQDFKIILRTFSAILSSNGAY; the protein is encoded by the coding sequence ATGGACAGGCAATTGATAGAAAGCGGGTTGTCTGAGACGCGAGCCGCCCTGCCGGTGAGCGGCGCCGGGATGCCCGAGATGGGCATCCAGGACGAGGACCTGCACGCCCTGCTCGCGGGGGCGGAATACGGCCTGCTGGAGCGCCCTGTATCCAGGCGCGCGGAGGTGGCGGCGCGCATCACGGCGCGCTTGCTGACCGACGTATTGGCGGTGTTCACCGCGGCCACCGTCGCCTACTGGTTGCGCTTCGAGAACTCCTTCTTCGTGCGCGCCTTCCCACCCGAGGAAGCGGTCTTCTACGGCAGCGTCATCGCGGCCCTCATGGTCACCTCCCCGGTGCTCTTCCTGGCCCTCAAGGTGGCCGGTATGTACGACCCGCGCACCCGCGTGCGCATCCTTGACCGCATCCCCCGCATCGTGGGAGCGACCAACGCCTATCTGGTCTTTCTCCTCGTGATGTCCTTTTTCCTCGACTCCTCCGTGTCCACCCGGGGTTACCTCATCGTCTTCTGGGCGCTCGCCATCCTCTGCCTCTTCACGGGACGCATGATCCTGCAGCTCTCTTTGAGGGTGGCAGGCATCAACGACGTGGTCATGCGCAACACCCTCATCGTGGGCGCGGGCAAGGTGGGGAAGCAGGTGGCGCGCAAGCTGGTGCGCCACGAGGCCTTCGGGCTCCGCCCGGTGGGGTTCGTGGACGATGACCCTCTCTTCAGACGCTTCCAGGAGCCCGAGCTCAAGGACCTGCGGGTGCTGGGCGGCATCGCCAACCTGCAGGACATCATCCGCGAGTTCGAGGTGGAGAAGGTGATCATCGCCTTCTCCGGGACCGGCTCCGAGCAGCTTCTCGACCTCGCCTCGAGGTGCAACAGGGCGGGCGTGGAATGTTCCATCGTGCCCCGGCTCTTCGAGGTGATAACCGACGAGATAAAGGTGAACGAGATCGGCGGCATTCCCCTCATCAAGCTGCGCGATAAGAAGATCACGGGATACCGGAAGCTGCTCAAGGACCTGGAGGACTACGTGCTCGCCACGGCGGCTTTGCTGATCACCTGGCCGCTGCTGCTGATCACCGCCATCGCCATCAAGCTCGACTCGCCGGGCCCCGTCTTTTTCCGCCAGGAGAGGGTGGGAAAGAACCAGAGGACGTTCACCTGCCTGAAGTTCCGCTCCATGGTGGTGAACGCAGAGGAGCTGCAGGACGAACTGATCGACCTCAACCAGGCGGAAGGCCCCCTCTTCAAGATAAGCGACGATCCCAGGGTCACGAGGGTGGGGAAGTGGATACGCAAGTTCTCCATCGACGAGCTCCCGCAGATCTTCAACGTGCTGGCGGGGCACATGAGCCTGGTGGGGCCAAGGCCGCCCGTTCCCAGGGAGGTCAAGGAGTACAAGTTCTGGCAGACCCAGAGGCTGAACGTAAAGCCGGGCATCACCGGCCTCTGGCAGGTGAGCGGGCGCAGCGACCTGCCCTTCGACGAGATGGTAAAACTGGACCTTTACTATATCGAGACCTGGTCCCTGTGGCAGGATTTCAAGATCATCCTCAGGACCTTCTCAGCCATACTGTCCTCCAACGGCGCGTACTGA
- a CDS encoding PaaI family thioesterase, with protein MPKEFFEPPEGFNPFGDLLGIVFTAYGEGRSRCELEARRELINPHGVLHGGAIYSMVDFGMGAALYSVMEEKELCATVEIKITYLKAVREGRLVCESVVVDRRKRIAVLESEVRNGEELVAKALGTFYIY; from the coding sequence ATGCCGAAGGAGTTCTTCGAGCCTCCGGAGGGATTCAACCCCTTCGGAGACCTGTTGGGCATCGTCTTTACCGCCTACGGCGAAGGACGCAGCCGCTGCGAGCTGGAGGCACGCCGGGAGCTTATCAACCCTCACGGGGTGCTGCACGGCGGGGCTATCTATTCCATGGTGGATTTCGGCATGGGCGCCGCCCTCTACTCGGTCATGGAGGAGAAGGAGCTATGCGCCACGGTGGAGATAAAGATCACCTATCTCAAAGCGGTGAGAGAGGGCAGGCTGGTATGTGAGAGCGTGGTGGTGGACCGCCGCAAGCGCATAGCCGTCCTGGAATCCGAGGTGCGCAACGGCGAGGAGCTGGTGGCCAAGGCCCTCGGCACCTTCTATATATACTAA